A stretch of Aedes aegypti strain LVP_AGWG chromosome 2, AaegL5.0 Primary Assembly, whole genome shotgun sequence DNA encodes these proteins:
- the LOC5564930 gene encoding chymotrypsin: MKRSTLLSVILCVLGAQAAPDRTSRIINGQIASYNPYNAYIVYTRTDGYGYFGGGTIISDRHILTAAINIFGFVKWDVGVGSNILSQLGTVTSYTATAHPLFNSANRANDIGVITLPVSLVITGNVAPIALPPLNVVVGFPFENEQGTVVGFGFTDVAATVRPSYLMRAYQRVTSNTRCQQYYQITLPNHFCAEDTVEGANVCNGDLGAGFITDVNGQQTVTGVASLITQACGYLYPAGYTRVEPYRAWINSITGI, from the exons ATGAAGCGCTCTACCTTACTATCAGTCATTCTTTGCGTTCTGGGCGCTCAG GCGGCACCAGATCGCACTTCACGTATCATCAATGGACAAATAGCGTCTTATAACCCATACAATGCGTATATTGTGTATACTAGGACAGATGGCTATGGATACTTCGGAGGCGGTACTATCATTTCTGACCGCCATATTCTGACGGCCGCTATAAATATTTTCGG ATTCGTCAAATGGGATGTTGGAGTCGGGAGCAACATCCTCAGCCAGCTTGGCACGGTGACCTCGTACACAGCCACGGCCCATCCGTTGTTTAACTCTGCGAATCGGGCTAACGACATCGGAGTCATCACCCTTCCAGTGTCATTGGTTATCACAGGTAACGTAGCTCCGATCGCGCTTCCACCACTAAACGTTGTAGTAGGATTCCCGTTCGAAAACGAACAGGGTACTGTCGTGGGCTTTGGATTCACCGATGTTGCCG CTACGGTCCGTCCAAGCTACCTAATGCGTGCTTACCAGCGAGTAACTTCCAACACCCGGTGCCAACAGTACTACCAAATCACGCTGCCCAATCATTTCTGCGCCGAGGATACCGTTGAGGGTGCCAACGTGTGCAACGGAGATTTGGGAGCCGGTTTCATTACCGATGTAAACGGGCAGCAGACCGTTACCGGAGTAGCCTCGCTGATCACCCAGGCTTGCGGATATTTGTACCCAGCGGGTTACACACGTGTCGAGCCCTACCGGGCATGGATCAATTCGATTACTGGTATCTAA